In Hippoglossus stenolepis isolate QCI-W04-F060 chromosome 5, HSTE1.2, whole genome shotgun sequence, one genomic interval encodes:
- the lmo2 gene encoding rhombotin-2 codes for MSSAIERKTLEANEEPVDEVLQMPPSLLSCGGCQQSIGDRFFLKAIEQYWHEDCLSCDLCGCRLGEVGRRLYYKLGRKLCRRDYLRLFGQDGLCASCEKRIRAFEMTMRVRDKVYHLECFKCAACQKHFCVGDRYLLINSDIVCEQDIFEWTKLNNNMV; via the exons ATGTCGTCCGCTATAGAGAGGAAGACACTGGAGGCCAATGA GGAGCCGGTGGACGAGGTCCTCCAGATGCCCCCCTCTCTGCTGTCATGTGGCGGGTGTCAGCAGAGCATCGGCGACCGGTTCTTCCTGAAGGCCATAGAGCAGTACTGGCACGAGGACTGTCTGAGCTGCGACCTGTGTGGCTGCCGGCTGGGCGAGGTGGGCCGACGACTCTACTACAAGCTGGGGAGGAAGTTATGTCGGAGAGACTACCTCAG GCTCTTCGGTCAGGACGGTCTCTGTGCCTCTTGTGAGAAGAGGATCCGAGCGTTTGAGATGACGATGCGCGTGCGGGACAAGGTTTACCACCTGGAGTGCTTCAAGTGTGCCGCCTGCCAGAAACACTTCTGTGTGGGCGACCGCTACCTGCTCATCAACTCAGACATTGTGTGCGAGCAGGACATCTTTGAGTGGACCAAACTCAACAACAACATGGTTTAG
- the caprin1b gene encoding caprin-1b isoform X1, translating to MPSAMNANRAVQSASPDVGSAPGLMGNFTFGGQSDVLKQVLCIIDKKARNMEKKKSKLDDYQVRKNNGERLNQDQLEALSKYQEITYNLEFSRELQKTFMALGQDVQKVVKKSARREQLQRDEAEQRRLKTILELQFLLDRLGDETVRQDLKQGLCGSPLLTDTDLAAFDEFYKLVGPDRDQNVRLVDKYEEASVHLWDLLEGRDKAVVGTTYKALKETLDQVLLSGYFDKSQSQSHQNGVCEEEEEEEPVAAAVVAAAESSEAEEQTVDPETEIIEEFTEPIAVETTEFVNRQFIPDGTYSGSEKEQGDEWTTETEAVSAMQQQQPVQPAAPPVALETHPMNSTSPVPPSDPLVRKQVVQDLMAQMQGTYNFMQDSMLDFDGQPIDPAIVSAQPMAPAQNMDLTQMVCPPESRLSQPNTVPVQPEPTQVPIVSPTPPPMYQTSHTPDPRPLTETIDPNQTSMSLSSEQPPPSTALPPASPTQVFQPVSKAPQSSGINVNAAPFQSMQTVFNLNAPVPPADETEALNQANQYQNNYNPAFDNQAQHPVEQTEMQSEQLQSAVGAFHSQDQSGGHQQPSQQGPGFGRQGQSFYNSRGMSRGGPRNARGMINGYRGSSNGFRGGYDGYRPPFANTQNSGYGQTQFNTPRDYSNGNYQRDGYQQNYKRGAGQGPRGVSRGNTQAMRS from the exons ATGCCCTCAGCAATGAATGCAAACAGAGCAGTGCAGTCTGCGAGCCCAGATGTGGGATCCGCTCCAGGGTTGATGGGCAATTTTACATTCGGTGGACAGTCTGATGTCTTGAAGCAGGTGCTGTGCATCATCGACAAGAAGGCCCGCAACATGGAGAAGAAAAAG AGCAAACTGGATGATTATCAAGTCAGGAAGAATAATGGGGAGCGACTCAACCAGGACCAGCTG GAGGCCCTCTCCAAATACCAGGAGATCACGTATAACTTGGAATTTTCCCGAGAGTTGCAGAAGACTTTCATGGCACTGGGACAAGAT GTCCAGAAGGTGGTGAAGAAGTCTGCGCGGCGGGAGCAGCTGCAGCGCGAcgaggcagagcagaggaggctgaAGACGATCCTGGAGCTGCAGTTCCTCCTGGACCGGCTGGGAGACGAGACGGTGCGGCAGGACCTGAAGCAGGGACTCTGTGGATCACCGCTGCTGACCGACACAGATCTTGCAGCTTTTGATGAGTTCTACAAATTAGTGGGACCAGACCGTGATCAAAATGTCAG GTTGGTCGACAAGTATGAAGAAGCATCTGTGCACCTCTGGGACCTGCTGGAAGGGAGGGACAAGGCTGTGGTTGGAACAACAT ACAAGGCTCTGAAAGAGACTTTGGACCAGGTTCTGCTGAGTGGGTACTTTGACAAGTCTCAGTCTCAGTCTCATCAAAAtggagtgtgtgaggaggaagaggaggaagagccagtggcagcagcagttgtGGCAGCAGCTGAATCGTCAGAAGCAGAAGAGCAGACTGTTGATCCAG aaaCTGAAATAATTGAGGAGTTCACAGAGCCCATTGCAGTGGAAACAACAGAG TTTGTAAATAGACAGTTCATTCCAGACGGCACATACAGTGGAAGTGAGAAGGAGCAGGGGGATGAGTGGACCACGGAAACAGAG GCAGTCAGTgccatgcagcagcagcagcccgtGCAGCCTGCAGCTCCCCCTGTTGCCTTGGAGACTCACCCCATGAACTCAACATCTCCTGTGCCACCTTCCGACCCCCTGGTCAGGAAGCAGGTGGTGCAGGATTTAATGGCACAGATGCAGGGAACGTACAACTTCATGCAG GACTCCATGCTGGACTTTGACGGACAGCCCATTGACCCGGCCATTGTATCGGCACAGCCCATGGCCCCTGCTCAAAACATGGACTTAACACAGATGGTGTGTCCTCCTG AGTCCCGGCTATCACAACCCAACACTGTTCCTGTCCAACCTGAGCCCACGCAA GTCCCCATTGTCTCCCCAACACCGCCCCCCATGTATCAGACCTCACACACGCCAGATCCTCGACCCTTAACAGAAACTATCGACCCCAACCAG ACCTCAATGTCCTTATCATCGGAGCAGCCTCCCCCCTCGACTGCTCTCCCCCCTGCCTCTCCGACGCAGGTTTTCCAGCCTGTTTCCAAAGCTCCTCAAAGCAGTGGCATCAATGTCAATGCTGCACCATTCCAGTCAATGCAGACA GTGTTCAACCTTAATGCCCCAGTCCCACCAGCTGATGAGACGGAGGCTTTGAACCAGGCCAACCAATACCAGAACAACTACAACCCGGCCTTCGATAACCAGGCGCAGCATCCTGTGGAGCAGACGGAGATGCAGTCAGAACAACTGCAGTCTG CAGTTGGTGCTTTCCATTCCCAAGACCAGTCAGGAGGCCACCAGCAGCCTTCTCAGCAGGGCCCAGGCTTCGGCAGGCAGGGTCAGTCCTTCTACAACAGCAGAGGCATGTCTCGTGGCGGACCTCGTAACGCCAGGGGCATGATCAATGGCTACAGAGGCTCATCAAATGGATTCAGAG GTGGCTATGATGGTTATCGTCCGCCGTTCGCCAACACTCAAAACTCTGGCTACGGACAGACCCAGTTCAACACACCTCGGGATTACTCAAATGGAAATTATCAGAGG gatggtTACCAACAGAACTACAAGCGCGGAGCTGGTCAGGGACCCAGGGGAGTGTCGAGAGGCAACACTCAGGCAATGCGATCCTGA
- the caprin1b gene encoding caprin-1b isoform X2, which translates to MPSAMNANRAVQSASPDVGSAPGLMGNFTFGGQSDVLKQVLCIIDKKARNMEKKKSKLDDYQVRKNNGERLNQDQLEALSKYQEITYNLEFSRELQKTFMALGQDVQKVVKKSARREQLQRDEAEQRRLKTILELQFLLDRLGDETVRQDLKQGLCGSPLLTDTDLAAFDEFYKLVGPDRDQNVRLVDKYEEASVHLWDLLEGRDKAVVGTTYKALKETLDQVLLSGYFDKSQSQSHQNGVCEEEEEEEPVAAAVVAAAESSEAEEQTVDPETEIIEEFTEPIAVETTEFVNRQFIPDGTYSGSEKEQGDEWTTETEAVSAMQQQQPVQPAAPPVALETHPMNSTSPVPPSDPLVRKQVVQDLMAQMQGTYNFMQDSMLDFDGQPIDPAIVSAQPMAPAQNMDLTQMVCPPESRLSQPNTVPVQPEPTQVPIVSPTPPPMYQTSHTPDPRPLTETIDPNQTSMSLSSEQPPPSTALPPASPTQVFQPVSKAPQSSGINVNAAPFQSMQTVFNLNAPVPPADETEALNQANQYQNNYNPAFDNQAQHPVEQTEMQSEQLQSVGAFHSQDQSGGHQQPSQQGPGFGRQGQSFYNSRGMSRGGPRNARGMINGYRGSSNGFRGGYDGYRPPFANTQNSGYGQTQFNTPRDYSNGNYQRDGYQQNYKRGAGQGPRGVSRGNTQAMRS; encoded by the exons ATGCCCTCAGCAATGAATGCAAACAGAGCAGTGCAGTCTGCGAGCCCAGATGTGGGATCCGCTCCAGGGTTGATGGGCAATTTTACATTCGGTGGACAGTCTGATGTCTTGAAGCAGGTGCTGTGCATCATCGACAAGAAGGCCCGCAACATGGAGAAGAAAAAG AGCAAACTGGATGATTATCAAGTCAGGAAGAATAATGGGGAGCGACTCAACCAGGACCAGCTG GAGGCCCTCTCCAAATACCAGGAGATCACGTATAACTTGGAATTTTCCCGAGAGTTGCAGAAGACTTTCATGGCACTGGGACAAGAT GTCCAGAAGGTGGTGAAGAAGTCTGCGCGGCGGGAGCAGCTGCAGCGCGAcgaggcagagcagaggaggctgaAGACGATCCTGGAGCTGCAGTTCCTCCTGGACCGGCTGGGAGACGAGACGGTGCGGCAGGACCTGAAGCAGGGACTCTGTGGATCACCGCTGCTGACCGACACAGATCTTGCAGCTTTTGATGAGTTCTACAAATTAGTGGGACCAGACCGTGATCAAAATGTCAG GTTGGTCGACAAGTATGAAGAAGCATCTGTGCACCTCTGGGACCTGCTGGAAGGGAGGGACAAGGCTGTGGTTGGAACAACAT ACAAGGCTCTGAAAGAGACTTTGGACCAGGTTCTGCTGAGTGGGTACTTTGACAAGTCTCAGTCTCAGTCTCATCAAAAtggagtgtgtgaggaggaagaggaggaagagccagtggcagcagcagttgtGGCAGCAGCTGAATCGTCAGAAGCAGAAGAGCAGACTGTTGATCCAG aaaCTGAAATAATTGAGGAGTTCACAGAGCCCATTGCAGTGGAAACAACAGAG TTTGTAAATAGACAGTTCATTCCAGACGGCACATACAGTGGAAGTGAGAAGGAGCAGGGGGATGAGTGGACCACGGAAACAGAG GCAGTCAGTgccatgcagcagcagcagcccgtGCAGCCTGCAGCTCCCCCTGTTGCCTTGGAGACTCACCCCATGAACTCAACATCTCCTGTGCCACCTTCCGACCCCCTGGTCAGGAAGCAGGTGGTGCAGGATTTAATGGCACAGATGCAGGGAACGTACAACTTCATGCAG GACTCCATGCTGGACTTTGACGGACAGCCCATTGACCCGGCCATTGTATCGGCACAGCCCATGGCCCCTGCTCAAAACATGGACTTAACACAGATGGTGTGTCCTCCTG AGTCCCGGCTATCACAACCCAACACTGTTCCTGTCCAACCTGAGCCCACGCAA GTCCCCATTGTCTCCCCAACACCGCCCCCCATGTATCAGACCTCACACACGCCAGATCCTCGACCCTTAACAGAAACTATCGACCCCAACCAG ACCTCAATGTCCTTATCATCGGAGCAGCCTCCCCCCTCGACTGCTCTCCCCCCTGCCTCTCCGACGCAGGTTTTCCAGCCTGTTTCCAAAGCTCCTCAAAGCAGTGGCATCAATGTCAATGCTGCACCATTCCAGTCAATGCAGACA GTGTTCAACCTTAATGCCCCAGTCCCACCAGCTGATGAGACGGAGGCTTTGAACCAGGCCAACCAATACCAGAACAACTACAACCCGGCCTTCGATAACCAGGCGCAGCATCCTGTGGAGCAGACGGAGATGCAGTCAGAACAACTGCAGTCTG TTGGTGCTTTCCATTCCCAAGACCAGTCAGGAGGCCACCAGCAGCCTTCTCAGCAGGGCCCAGGCTTCGGCAGGCAGGGTCAGTCCTTCTACAACAGCAGAGGCATGTCTCGTGGCGGACCTCGTAACGCCAGGGGCATGATCAATGGCTACAGAGGCTCATCAAATGGATTCAGAG GTGGCTATGATGGTTATCGTCCGCCGTTCGCCAACACTCAAAACTCTGGCTACGGACAGACCCAGTTCAACACACCTCGGGATTACTCAAATGGAAATTATCAGAGG gatggtTACCAACAGAACTACAAGCGCGGAGCTGGTCAGGGACCCAGGGGAGTGTCGAGAGGCAACACTCAGGCAATGCGATCCTGA
- the nat10 gene encoding RNA cytidine acetyltransferase, translating to MATVRKKVDNRIRVQIENGVALKHRTLFVVVGDRGRDQVVILHHMLSKATVRARPSVLWCYKKELGFSSNRKKRMKHLQKKIKTGTLNLNQDDPFELFIAATNIRYCYYNETHKILGNTFGMCVLQDFEALTPNLLARTVETVEGGGIVVILLRTMNSLKQLYTMTMDVHSRYRTEAHQDVVGRFNERFILSLASCKNCVAIDDQLNILPISSHMANIHPVPPKTQEDGLSPREQELKELKESLQDTQPVGVLVDSCRTMDQAKGVLKFIEAISEKTLRTTVTMTAARGRGKSAALGLAVAGAVAFGYSNIFVTSPSPDNLHTMFEFIFKGFDALQYQEHLDYEIIQSLNPEFNKAVVRVNIFKEHRQTIQYIHPGDAVKLGQAELLVIDEAAAIPLPLVKKLLGPYLVFMASTINGYEGTGRSLSLKLIQQLRQQSASSQQSTSAENRGSNTARLAAARTLYEVSLHESIRYAPGDAVEKWLNELLCLDCLNIPRLISGCPLPQTCDLYYVNRDTLFCYHKASEAFLQRLMALYVASHYKNSPNDLQMLSDAPAHHMFCLLPPVPPTQNSLPEVLAVVQVCLEGEISRQSILNSLSRGKKASGDLIPWTVSEQFQDPEFGSLSGARVVRIAVNPDYQGMGYGSRALQLLQMYYEGKFPTMDESTNSNPNEITSVSSEAVSLLEEVVTPRKELPPLLLKLSERRAERLDYLGVSYGLTTQLLKFWKKAGFTPVYLRQTPNDLTGEHSCVMLKELNTDEAPEQSQWLAAFWKDFRRRFLSLLSYQFSSFNPSLALSILQNKKAKEETSTLSRSELDSHFSPYDLKRLELYSRSMVDYHLIMDLIPVVSRMFFLKQLGNISISAAQCALLLGIGLQHKTVDKLEKEIELPSSQLMGLFNRLIRKFVQAFTSIQEKAIEAEMVVTKDVTMEPTVRSLNDDLNEAAKEFEEQHKQDMEKVKEMDLEQYKIRGDDEEWDQVLKKAGKTAIVSIKSDKKRKLDGGNVTASNGGMGNGKVKKKEMPHGKFKKNKDKHGKFGKKA from the exons ATGGCGACCGTCCGCAAGAAGGTGGACAACCGGATCCGGGTGCAGATCGAGAATGGAGTGGCTCTGAAGCACCGCACCTTGTTTGTGGTGGTGGGAGATCGTGGCAGAGACCAG GTTGTCATCCTGCACCACATGCTGTCCAAAGCCACCGTCAGAGCTCGGCCCTCAGTTCTGTGGTGCTACAAGAAGGAGCTGGGCTTCAGCAG CAACCGCAAGAAGCGCATGAAGCATCTGCAGAAGAAGATCAAGACGGGCACGTTGAATCTGAACCAGGACGACCCGTTTGAGCTCTTCATCGCCGCCACCAACATCCGCTACTGTTACTACAACGAGACGCACAAGATCTTGGGAAACACGTTCGGCATGTGTGTCCTACAG GATTTTGAAGCTCTCACACCAAACCTCTTAGCGAGAACTGTAGAGACAGTAGAAGGAGGCGGGATCGTGGTCATACTGCTGCGGACCATGAACTCTCTGAAGCAGCTCTACACCATGACGATG GACGTTCACTCTCGATACAGAACCGAGGCTCATCAGGATGTGGTCGGACGCTTCAATGAGAG gttTATTCTGTCTCTTGCATCCTGCAAGAACTGTGTTGCCATTGACGACCAACTCAACATCCTTCCAATCTCCAGTCACATGGCAAACATCCACCCAGTTCCTCCAAAGACTCAG GAGGACGGTTTGTCTCCACGAGagcaggagctgaaggagctgaaggagtCTCTTCAGGACACTCAGCCTGTGGGCGTGTTGGTGGATTCCTGCAGGACCATGGACCAG GCCAAGGGGGTGCTGAAGTTCATAGAAGCGATTTCAGAGAAGACCCTGCGGACCACTGTGACTATGACCGCTGCCCGTGGTCGAGGCAAGTCTGCAGCTCTGGGGCTGGCTGTCGCTGGAGCTGTGGCTTTTGG CTATTCCAACATCTTTGTAACGTCACCAAGCCCAGACAACCTCCACACCATGTTTGAGTTTATCTTTAAAGGATTCGATGCTCTGCAGTATCAG GAGCATCTCGACTATGAAATCATCCAGTCTTTGAATCCAGAGTTTAACAAAGCTGTGGTGCGCGTGAACATCTTCAAAGAGCATCGGCAGACGATTCAG TACATCCACCCAGGCGATGCAGTGAAACTGGGCCAGGCTGAGCTGCTGGTCATTGATGAGGCTGCAGCCATCCCTCTGCCCCTGGTCAAGAAGCTGCTGGGACCTTATCTGGTTTTCATGGCTTCCACCATCAACGG GTATGAAGGCACCGGACGTTCCCTCTCCCTCAAACTGATTCAGCAGTTGAGGCAGCAGAGTGCAAGCAGTCAGCAGAGCACGTCAGCAGAGAACAGGGGCAGCAATACAGCAAGGCTGGCAGCag CTCGCACCCTCTATGAGGTCTCTCTCCACGAGTCGATCCGGTACGCTCCAGGAGACGCGGTGGAGAAGTGGCTGAACGAGCTGCTCTGTCTGGATTGTCTCAACATCCCCAGGCTCATCTCTGGCTGCCCACTCCCACAGACCTGTGACCT ATATTATGTGAACAGAGACACACTGTTCTGTTACCATAAGGCGTCTGAGGCGTTCCTGCAGAGGCTGATGGCGCTGTATGTGGCGTCACACTACAAG AATTCACCCAATGACCTGCAGATGTTGTCCGACGCTCCGGCCCATCACATGTTTTGCCTCCTGCCGCCTGTTCCTCCCACACAGAACTCACTACCTGAGGTGCTcgctgtggtgcag GTGTGTCTGGAAGGAGAAATCTCTCGGCAGTCCATCCTCAACAGTCTGTCCAGAGGGAAGAAGGCCTCTGGTGATCTCATTCCCTGGACTGTGTCAGAACAG ttcCAAGACCCAGAGTTCGGCAGCCTCTCTGGAGCCAGAGTCGTGCGAATCGCTGTCAATCCAGACTATCAGGGG ATGGGTTACGGCTCCAGAGCTCTCCAACTGCTGCAGATGTACTATGAGGGCAAGTTTCCCACCATGGATGAGAGCACAAACTCGAACCCCAATGAGATCACCTCTGTCAGCAGTGAG GCCGTCAGTCTCCTGGAGGAGGTCGTCACGCCGCGGAAGGAGCTGCCGCCTCTGCTGCTCAAGCTgagtgagaggagagcagagagactcGACTATTTAGGAGTTTCCTATGGTCTTACCACACAGCTGCTGAA GTTCTGGAAGAAAGCAGGTTTTACTCCAGTCTACCTGCGACAAACTCCT AATGACCTGACAGGAGAGCACTCGTGTGTGAtgctgaaggagctgaacaCAGATGAAGCTCCAGAGCAGAGTCAGTGGCTGGCTGCCTTCTGGAAAG ATTTCCGTCGGCGcttcctgtccctcctctcctACCAGTTCAGCAGCTTCAACCCGAGCCTGGCACTCAGCATCCTGCAGAACAAGAAGGCCAAGGAGGAGACGAGCA CTCTCAGCCGCTCCGAGCTGGACTCACATTTTAGCCCCTACGACCTCAAACGTCTGGAGTTGTATTCTCGGAGCATGGTGGACTACCACCTCATCATGGACCTGATCCCAGTGGTGTCACGCATGTTCTTCCTTAAGCAGCTCGGCAACATCTCCATCTCAGCAGCACAGTGT GCGTTACTGCTGGGTATAGGGTTGCAACACAAGACGGTGGACAAGCTAGAAAAGGAGATTGAACTGCCAAGCTCGCAGCTCATGGGTCTCTTCAACCGCCTCATCCGCAAATTTGTACAA GCCTTCACCAGCATCCAGGAGAAAGCGATTGAAGCAGAGATGGTGGTAACTAAAGACGTTACCATGGAGCCAACTGTCAGAAGTCTGAATGATGATCTG AATGAAGCAGCTAAGGAGTTTGAGGAGCAACACAAGCAGGATATGGAGAAAGTGAAGGAAATGGACTTAGAACA GTACAAGATCCGTGGAGATGATGAGGAGTGGGACCAGGTGTTGAAGAAAGCAGGGAAAACGGCTATTGTCAGCATAAAGAG TGACAAGAAGAGGAAGTTGGATGGGGGAAATGTGACAGCGAGCAATGGAGGAATGGGGAACgggaaagtgaaaaagaaggaaatgcCACACGGCAAGTTCAAGAAGAACAAGGATAAACATGGTAAATTTGGAAAGAAGGCTTGA
- the adal gene encoding adenosine deaminase-like protein — protein sequence METEADVFYRQLPKVELHAHLNGSVSSHTIEKLIKTKPHLNIEHTMTAIGKGQRRTLDECFQVFKVIHQLVDTEEDILMVATDVIREFAADSVKYLELRSTPREEKNTGLTKKGYIETVLRAIQLCKNEGLDIDVRFLVAIDRRNGPQVAMETVELAEEFMLSSDGLVVGIDLSGDPTVGDGKTFLPALERAKNCGLKLSLHLSEVASQLEESDLLLNLPPDRIGHGTFLHPEVGGSQSLVDKVLKNNIPLELCLTSNIKGQTVPFYSKHHFKYWYQLGHPSVICTDDKGVFCTDLSQEYQLAASTFGLSREAVWKLSQQAIDCIFAPETVKQQLKQKWTILKPQVFQ from the exons ATGGAAACTGAGGCTGATGTCTTCTACCGGCAGCTTCCTAAAGTG gagCTTCACGCTCACCTCAACGGGTCCGTGAGCTCTCACACCATCGAGAAGCTCATCAAGACCAAACCTCATCTGAACATCGAACACACCATGACAGCCATCGGtaaaggacagaggaggactcTGGACGA GTGTTTTCAGGTCTTCAAGGTCATCCATCAGCTGgtagacacagaggaggacatCCTCATG GTGGCCACAGATGTGATCCGGGAGTTTGCAGCTGATTCTGTCAAATACCTGGAGCTCAGAAGTACACcgagagaggagaaaaacacag GATTGACAAAAAAGGGATATATTGAAACTGTCCTCAGAGCCATTCAGCTGTGTAAAAATGAGGGACTGGACATTGATGTCAG GTTCCTTGTGGCGATTGATCGCAGGAATGGGCCCcaggttgccatggagacagtGGAGCTGGCTGAGGAGTTCATGCTTTCTTCTGATGGTTTGGTTGTGGGAATCGACCTGAGTGGTGATCCAACG GTAGGCGATGGAAAAACTTTCCTTCCAGCTCTAGAGAGGGCCAAGAACTGTGGACTGAAGCTGTCACTGCACCTCTCAGAA GTGGCGTCCCAGCTGGAGGAGTCAGATTTGCTGTTGAATCTTCCTCCGGACAGGATCGGTCACGGCACCTTCTTGCATCCTGAAGTGGGTGGATCTCAAAGCCTGGTTGACAAAGTGCTTAAGAACAACATTCCACTGG AGCTGTGCCTGACCTCAAATATTAAAGGACAAACTGTGCCATTTTATTCCAAACATCATTTTAAATACTGGTACCAGCTGGGGCATCCAAGTGTGATTTGT ACTGATGACAAGGGGGTCTTCTGTACAGACTTGTCTCAGGAGTATCAGTTGGCAGCTTCCACGTTCGGCCTGAGCCGTGAAGCCGTGTGGAAGCTCTCCCAGCAGGCCATCGATTGTATCTTCGCACCAGAGACGGTGAAACAGCAGCTCAAACAGAAGTGGACTATTTTAAAGCCTCAAGTGTTCCAGTGA